Proteins from a genomic interval of Stenotrophomonas sp. 24(2023):
- a CDS encoding AraC family transcriptional regulator, with protein sequence MGDPLTDVVQRLQPQAVLANLISGKGAWAVRYAAYGKPGFCIVLEGSAVLAVDGQAPITLQAGDFVLLPTTPAFTLSGFTPAPPVFIDPDVVRGGEGELRHGDPHGAPDMRSLGGAFEFAGSHAALLASLLPPVVHVRGAARLQQLVQWVGEEYQQRRPGYAYMLEQLVRMLLVEALRWSSSAGAPPGLLRGLGDARLARALERIHADVGHPWTVAALAAAAALSRSTFFERFTRTVGVPPMDYVQGWRMEVAKALLQAPGSTVAQVAERVGYGSSSTFSAAFSRVVGVSPGRFARR encoded by the coding sequence ATGGGCGACCCCCTCACCGACGTGGTCCAGCGGTTGCAGCCGCAGGCGGTGCTGGCCAACCTGATCAGCGGCAAGGGCGCCTGGGCGGTGCGCTATGCGGCCTACGGCAAGCCCGGCTTCTGCATCGTGCTGGAGGGCAGCGCGGTGCTGGCGGTGGACGGGCAGGCGCCCATCACCCTGCAGGCCGGCGATTTTGTACTGCTGCCGACCACGCCGGCGTTCACCCTGTCCGGCTTCACTCCCGCGCCGCCGGTGTTCATCGACCCGGACGTGGTGCGCGGCGGCGAAGGCGAACTGCGCCACGGCGATCCGCACGGCGCGCCGGACATGCGCTCACTGGGTGGGGCGTTCGAATTCGCCGGCAGCCATGCTGCGCTGCTGGCGTCATTGCTGCCACCGGTGGTGCATGTGCGCGGCGCGGCGCGGTTGCAGCAACTGGTGCAGTGGGTGGGCGAGGAGTACCAGCAGCGCCGCCCGGGCTATGCCTACATGCTGGAGCAGCTGGTGCGCATGCTGCTGGTGGAGGCGCTGCGCTGGAGCAGCAGCGCGGGTGCGCCACCGGGCCTGCTGCGCGGGCTGGGTGATGCACGGCTGGCCCGCGCGCTGGAGCGCATCCATGCCGATGTCGGCCACCCCTGGACTGTCGCTGCACTGGCCGCGGCGGCCGCACTGTCACGCTCCACGTTCTTCGAGCGCTTCACCCGTACCGTCGGCGTGCCGCCGATGGATTACGTACAGGGCTGGCGCATGGAAGTGGCCAAGGCGCTGCTGCAGGCACCGGGCAGCACCGTGGCGCAGGTGGCCGAGCGGGTGGGCTATGGCTCGTCCAGCACCTTCAGCGCGGCCTTCAGCCGGGTGGTGGGCGTATCGCCGGGGCGTTTCGCACGGCGCTGA
- a CDS encoding LysR family transcriptional regulator: MRQDYLDGLIAFVAVAEEKGFSAAAVKLGISPSAVSQTIRTLEQRLGLVLFNRTTRSVSLTEIGERYLERVQPALEQLTSASQELGREAEHPSGLLRINVTRNAFLVVLQPLLRRFMAAYPDVSVEIRVENLLVDIVAQGFDAGIRFGELVEKDMVAVRVGPPLSAQVLASPDYLARHGTPTHPRDLLDHDCIGFRHTTSGQIERWEFTDGQQPFDLVVKGRLVVNDSEVLLRAALDGLGIAYTINGYTERFVADGQLVRLLPDWSPAFPALHLYYPDRRRVPAKLRALIDFLRNEPDHPQERGLLLL; the protein is encoded by the coding sequence ATGCGCCAGGATTATCTGGATGGACTGATCGCCTTCGTGGCCGTTGCCGAGGAAAAGGGCTTTTCCGCCGCAGCAGTCAAGCTGGGCATTTCGCCCTCGGCGGTCAGCCAGACCATCCGTACCCTGGAACAGCGGCTGGGGCTGGTGCTGTTCAACCGCACCACGCGCAGCGTCAGCCTGACCGAAATCGGCGAGCGCTACCTGGAACGCGTGCAACCGGCGCTGGAACAGCTGACCAGTGCCTCGCAGGAGCTGGGCCGCGAAGCCGAACACCCTTCCGGCCTGCTGCGCATCAACGTCACCCGCAATGCGTTCCTGGTGGTGCTGCAGCCGCTGCTGCGCCGCTTCATGGCGGCCTATCCGGACGTGAGCGTGGAGATCCGCGTGGAGAACCTGCTGGTGGACATCGTCGCGCAGGGCTTCGACGCCGGCATCCGCTTCGGCGAACTGGTGGAGAAGGACATGGTGGCCGTGCGCGTGGGGCCGCCGCTGTCGGCGCAGGTGCTGGCCTCGCCGGATTACCTGGCGCGCCATGGCACGCCCACGCACCCGCGCGACCTGCTGGACCACGACTGCATCGGCTTCCGCCACACCACCAGTGGCCAGATCGAGCGCTGGGAATTCACCGATGGCCAGCAGCCCTTCGACCTGGTGGTGAAGGGACGGCTGGTGGTGAACGATTCGGAGGTGCTGCTGCGCGCGGCACTGGATGGCCTGGGCATTGCCTACACCATCAACGGCTATACCGAGCGCTTCGTGGCCGATGGCCAGCTGGTGCGCCTGCTGCCGGACTGGAGCCCGGCGTTCCCGGCCCTGCATCTGTATTACCCCGACCGCCGCCGCGTGCCGGCCAAGCTGCGCGCCCTGATCGATTTCCTGCGCAATGAGCCGGACCACCCGCAGGAGCGCGGTCTCCTGCTGCTGTAG
- a CDS encoding aldo/keto reductase, whose amino-acid sequence MIILRRDHATLLPSLPDTVVAGMHHAPIPARRMLDLALQAGACFVDAGHVQQPAEAMQAVATALKGRGDAVLVMGTVPTQADAAQATDRSIARHLQVQVDTLLRQLGRPCLDVLVLQGWPVAGVPMETLVLAVDALMRAGRIRYWGVSGFAAWQLASAVHAARALRMHTPVLQQVRYTPVARLAECELLPAGRQLGVAAVVMSPACRAAAWMPSPSPALRAQRQALGWLQPQANDEELAWEAIHVLEGIAAAHGASASQVAMAWLRGAPGVSTVAACVADEPELVASLSPSLRLDDHARARIDTLLPPAAVLARITPRLVADGRP is encoded by the coding sequence ATGATCATCCTTCGTCGCGACCACGCCACCCTGCTGCCGTCCCTGCCGGACACGGTCGTGGCAGGGATGCACCACGCCCCCATCCCCGCACGGCGCATGCTCGATCTCGCCCTGCAGGCCGGCGCGTGCTTCGTCGATGCCGGGCACGTGCAGCAGCCAGCCGAGGCGATGCAGGCCGTGGCCACGGCATTGAAGGGACGTGGCGATGCGGTCCTGGTGATGGGCACGGTGCCAACGCAGGCCGACGCAGCGCAGGCGACGGACCGCAGTATCGCCCGCCACCTGCAGGTGCAGGTGGACACGTTGCTGCGGCAGCTCGGCCGCCCCTGCCTGGATGTGCTGGTGCTGCAGGGCTGGCCGGTGGCCGGCGTACCGATGGAGACGCTGGTGCTTGCGGTGGATGCGCTGATGCGTGCCGGGCGTATCCGCTACTGGGGCGTGTCCGGCTTCGCGGCGTGGCAGCTGGCCAGCGCGGTGCATGCCGCCCGTGCACTGCGCATGCACACCCCCGTGCTGCAGCAGGTGCGGTACACCCCGGTCGCACGCCTGGCCGAATGCGAGCTGCTGCCAGCGGGCCGCCAACTGGGTGTGGCGGCCGTGGTGATGAGCCCGGCCTGCCGTGCAGCGGCGTGGATGCCGTCCCCGTCCCCGGCGCTGCGTGCCCAACGGCAGGCGCTGGGCTGGCTGCAGCCGCAGGCCAACGATGAGGAACTGGCCTGGGAAGCGATCCACGTGCTGGAAGGCATCGCCGCCGCGCACGGGGCGTCCGCCTCGCAGGTGGCGATGGCCTGGCTGCGCGGTGCCCCCGGTGTATCGACGGTGGCCGCCTGCGTGGCCGACGAGCCCGAACTGGTGGCCTCGCTGTCGCCGTCGTTGCGGCTGGACGATCACGCGCGTGCGCGCATCGATACGCTGCTGCCGCCGGCGGCGGTCCTGGCCAGGATCACGCCGCGGCTTGTGGCCGATGGGCGGCCCTGA
- a CDS encoding sorbosone dehydrogenase family protein: MVERTVSTLGVLALSLALAACAGKAEYDPAEQSGAKPPLPAPKNFLVPPMQVPKGVGWADGQAPVAAEGLKVERIAANLQHPRRLLTLPNGDVLVVEGNGPGTEAVTTPKQWIAGKVKARSGKAGKGGNRVTLLRRTPGTATWAQHVYIENLHSPFGIALVGDTLYVANTDSIVQYHYVPGETRMSDTGRPFTDLPGTVNHHWTKELLASPDGRTLYVGVGSNSNITENGLEIEYRRAVVLAVDIATGGSRIFASGLRNPTGLDWEPSTGKLWAVVNERDEIGADLVPDYLTSVREGGFYGWPYSYYGQHVDARVQPQRPDLVAKAITPDYAIGSHVAPLGLLFYTGQALPAKYHGGAFIGEHGSWDRSPLSGYEVVYVPFANGQPSGRPQPVLSGFASKDEKTLMGAPVGMAIDSEGALLVADDVGNVVWRVSTR; the protein is encoded by the coding sequence ATGGTTGAGCGCACCGTATCCACGCTGGGCGTGCTGGCCCTGTCGCTGGCCCTGGCCGCCTGTGCCGGCAAGGCCGAGTACGATCCGGCCGAGCAGTCCGGCGCGAAGCCACCACTGCCGGCGCCGAAGAATTTCCTGGTGCCACCGATGCAGGTGCCCAAGGGCGTGGGCTGGGCCGATGGCCAGGCGCCCGTTGCGGCCGAGGGCCTGAAGGTGGAGCGCATCGCCGCCAACCTGCAGCACCCGCGCCGGCTGCTGACCCTGCCCAATGGCGATGTGCTGGTGGTGGAAGGCAATGGCCCGGGCACCGAGGCGGTCACCACGCCCAAGCAGTGGATTGCCGGCAAGGTGAAGGCGCGCTCGGGCAAGGCCGGCAAGGGCGGCAACCGGGTCACCCTGCTGCGGCGCACGCCGGGCACGGCCACCTGGGCGCAGCACGTCTATATCGAGAACCTGCATTCGCCGTTCGGCATCGCGCTGGTGGGCGACACGCTGTACGTGGCCAACACCGACAGCATCGTGCAGTACCACTACGTGCCCGGCGAAACCCGCATGTCCGACACGGGCCGCCCGTTCACCGACCTGCCCGGCACCGTCAACCACCACTGGACCAAGGAACTGCTGGCCAGCCCCGATGGCCGCACGCTGTATGTGGGCGTGGGCTCCAACAGCAACATCACCGAAAACGGCCTGGAGATCGAATACCGCCGCGCGGTGGTGCTGGCGGTGGACATCGCCACCGGTGGCAGCCGCATTTTCGCTTCGGGCCTGCGCAACCCCACCGGCCTGGACTGGGAGCCGAGCACCGGCAAGCTGTGGGCGGTGGTGAACGAGCGCGATGAGATCGGTGCCGACCTGGTGCCCGATTACCTCACCTCGGTGCGCGAAGGCGGCTTCTACGGCTGGCCGTACAGCTACTACGGCCAGCACGTCGATGCGCGCGTGCAGCCGCAGCGGCCGGACCTGGTGGCCAAGGCGATCACGCCCGACTATGCGATCGGCTCGCACGTGGCACCGCTGGGCCTGCTGTTCTATACCGGCCAGGCATTGCCGGCCAAGTACCACGGCGGTGCCTTCATCGGCGAGCACGGCAGCTGGGACCGGTCACCGCTGAGTGGCTACGAAGTGGTCTATGTGCCCTTCGCCAACGGCCAGCCCAGCGGGCGCCCGCAACCGGTGCTCAGCGGTTTTGCATCCAAGGATGAAAAGACGCTGATGGGCGCACCGGTGGGCATGGCCATCGACAGCGAAGGTGCGCTGCTGGTGGCCGATGATGTGGGCAACGTGGTCTGGCGGGTGTCCACGCGCTGA
- a CDS encoding NAD(P)-dependent oxidoreductase, producing the protein MSMSRRDFMKDLGALSAAAGVAAALPGIATAATPQARAAAGPATPAGKRPRILLTGHRGYVGSRFVAAFHDRYDIVGYDLVEGDDILDQAKLTARMAGCDVVVHEAAIPAPVEGRSYADYFHTNVQGTMSVAQAAVAAGVRRLVYASSTTIYGIEHGIPFAYPIDEGQKFVSQYLPADRLHCRDIDLSYHTSKVMAEQIVAWHGLNRKLQTVALRYGPIDKVVVGTSVSSANVLQATRLAIDSPRDFWYEAFSVVDAVPHIDLAKSRALLGYVPEPAALSQYQQISTFQHRLDQGA; encoded by the coding sequence ATGTCCATGTCACGCCGCGATTTCATGAAGGACCTCGGTGCCTTGTCCGCTGCCGCCGGTGTGGCGGCGGCGTTGCCGGGCATCGCCACCGCCGCCACACCGCAGGCCCGGGCCGCTGCCGGCCCGGCCACGCCGGCGGGCAAGCGCCCGCGCATCCTGCTGACCGGCCATCGTGGCTATGTCGGCAGCCGTTTCGTTGCCGCGTTCCATGACCGCTACGACATCGTCGGCTACGACCTGGTCGAAGGCGATGACATCCTCGACCAGGCCAAGCTGACCGCCCGCATGGCCGGCTGCGATGTGGTCGTGCATGAAGCGGCCATCCCCGCACCGGTGGAAGGCCGCAGCTACGCCGACTATTTCCACACCAACGTGCAGGGCACGATGAGCGTGGCCCAGGCCGCCGTCGCTGCCGGCGTGCGCCGCCTGGTCTACGCCAGCTCGACCACGATCTACGGCATCGAGCACGGCATTCCCTTCGCCTACCCGATCGATGAAGGCCAGAAGTTCGTATCGCAGTACCTGCCGGCCGATCGCCTGCACTGCCGCGACATCGATCTGTCCTATCACACCAGCAAGGTGATGGCCGAGCAGATCGTGGCCTGGCACGGCTTGAACCGGAAGCTGCAGACCGTCGCGCTGCGCTACGGGCCGATCGACAAGGTGGTGGTGGGAACCAGCGTCAGCAGCGCCAATGTGCTGCAGGCCACGCGGCTGGCCATCGATAGCCCGCGCGACTTCTGGTACGAGGCCTTCAGCGTGGTCGATGCCGTGCCGCACATCGACCTGGCCAAGTCGCGCGCCTTGCTGGGCTACGTGCCCGAGCCGGCCGCGCTGTCGCAGTACCAGCAGATCAGCACCTTCCAGCACCGGCTCGACCAGGGCGCCTGA
- a CDS encoding SDR family oxidoreductase has protein sequence MKTVLITGCSSGYGLATAAHFLAQGWQVIATARTPRSDLLPPSPQLRVLPLDVTDAASIDAAIAAAGPIDVLVNNAGIGLFGAFEATPMATVREVFETNTFGVMALCQAVIPAFRERGAGCIINVTSSATLAPFPLVAAYTASKTAVEGFTASLAHELRSVGVQAKLVEPGYGPGTRFTANGQERMQGLVTAPYRDFAAQIFAGMGQLTAVTQPQDVAEAVWQAAHDDSGRLHFPAGADALALAAQPRQG, from the coding sequence ATGAAGACCGTCCTGATCACGGGCTGCTCGTCCGGCTACGGCCTGGCCACCGCCGCCCATTTCCTGGCCCAGGGCTGGCAGGTCATCGCCACCGCCCGCACCCCGCGCAGCGACCTGCTGCCGCCCTCGCCGCAGCTGCGCGTGCTGCCGCTGGATGTCACCGATGCGGCCAGCATCGACGCGGCCATCGCGGCGGCCGGGCCGATCGACGTGCTGGTCAACAATGCAGGCATCGGCCTGTTCGGGGCCTTTGAGGCCACGCCGATGGCCACCGTGCGCGAGGTGTTCGAGACCAACACCTTCGGCGTGATGGCGCTGTGCCAGGCCGTCATTCCCGCGTTCCGCGAGCGCGGCGCCGGCTGCATCATCAACGTCACCTCCAGCGCCACGCTGGCACCGTTCCCGCTGGTGGCCGCCTACACCGCCAGCAAGACCGCCGTGGAAGGCTTCACCGCCTCGCTGGCGCACGAACTGCGCAGCGTCGGCGTGCAGGCCAAGCTGGTCGAACCCGGCTACGGGCCCGGCACGCGCTTCACCGCCAATGGCCAGGAACGCATGCAGGGCCTGGTCACCGCGCCCTACCGCGATTTCGCCGCGCAGATCTTTGCCGGCATGGGCCAGCTGACCGCGGTCACCCAGCCGCAGGACGTGGCCGAGGCGGTGTGGCAGGCGGCCCACGATGACAGCGGCCGCCTGCACTTCCCCGCCGGTGCCGATGCCCTGGCCCTGGCCGCACAGCCCCGGCAGGGCTGA
- a CDS encoding alkaline phosphatase has protein sequence MTTPTSRLPSLAAALALGLLLAPSLQAAPAPPAAPKNIIVMINDGAGWGTWDATAYWQYGRRDGAPYAAFPHRYGMTTFPLNTSNQPTGDAAQKLGYDPARAWDATPVQAADLPFAGYQYLAVVATDSAAAGTALSSGSKTYNNAINVDNHGQPLDYSTLHARRLGMATGVVTTVPFAHATPAAFAAQNASRNDYHGIAHQMLSQGHLDLVMGTGAPDFSVNGQACTAALQGEARTGCDTPWEFVSEQDWQQLQAGAVIGNNPAGAWTLLRTRDAFARLADGRLATRGPVIGVPQVARTLQQARQLAVVGRDPARPSGVRALDSVPDLALMTRGALAHLARQSPHGLFLMVEGGATDWAAHTSACGTEWHYGVCGDEPEYGRLIEETADFNNAVAEVVRWIEANGGWQANLLIVTTDHDNSLPMGSDADRVAFAPVVNKGRGVMPGLSFRPTGNHSNALVPLWAKGAGAEAFASRVRGTDAGYARYVGLNDGRYVDNTDVAAVIRSALQARQAGGVAER, from the coding sequence ATGACGACCCCGACCTCCCGCCTTCCCTCGCTGGCCGCCGCGCTGGCCCTGGGCCTGCTGCTGGCCCCTTCCCTGCAGGCGGCCCCGGCGCCGCCGGCTGCGCCGAAGAACATCATCGTGATGATCAACGACGGTGCCGGCTGGGGCACCTGGGATGCCACCGCGTACTGGCAGTATGGCCGCCGCGATGGCGCACCGTATGCCGCGTTCCCGCACCGCTATGGCATGACCACCTTCCCGCTCAACACCAGCAACCAGCCCACCGGTGATGCCGCGCAGAAGCTCGGCTACGATCCGGCGCGCGCCTGGGATGCCACGCCGGTGCAGGCGGCGGACCTGCCGTTTGCCGGCTACCAGTACCTGGCGGTGGTGGCCACCGACAGCGCGGCAGCGGGGACGGCGCTGTCCTCCGGCAGCAAGACCTACAACAACGCCATCAACGTGGACAACCACGGCCAGCCGCTGGACTACAGCACCCTGCACGCACGCCGCCTGGGCATGGCCACCGGGGTGGTCACCACGGTGCCGTTCGCCCATGCCACGCCGGCCGCGTTCGCCGCACAGAACGCCTCACGCAACGATTACCACGGCATCGCCCACCAGATGCTGTCGCAGGGCCATCTGGATCTGGTGATGGGCACCGGTGCCCCCGATTTCAGCGTCAATGGCCAGGCCTGCACGGCCGCCCTGCAGGGCGAGGCACGCACGGGCTGCGACACGCCGTGGGAGTTCGTGTCCGAACAGGACTGGCAGCAGCTGCAGGCCGGTGCGGTGATCGGCAACAACCCGGCCGGCGCGTGGACGCTGCTGCGCACGCGCGATGCGTTCGCACGGCTGGCCGACGGCCGGCTGGCCACGCGCGGGCCGGTGATCGGCGTGCCGCAGGTGGCGCGTACGCTGCAGCAGGCACGCCAGCTGGCCGTGGTGGGGCGCGACCCCGCGCGGCCGTCCGGCGTGCGTGCGCTGGACAGCGTGCCCGATCTGGCCCTGATGACCCGCGGTGCGTTGGCCCACCTGGCCCGGCAGTCACCGCACGGGCTGTTCCTGATGGTGGAAGGCGGCGCGACCGACTGGGCCGCGCATACCAGCGCCTGCGGCACCGAGTGGCATTACGGCGTGTGCGGTGATGAACCCGAGTACGGCCGGCTGATCGAGGAAACCGCCGATTTCAACAACGCGGTGGCCGAGGTGGTGCGTTGGATCGAGGCCAACGGCGGCTGGCAGGCCAACCTGCTGATCGTCACCACCGACCACGACAACAGCCTGCCGATGGGCAGCGATGCCGACCGGGTGGCCTTCGCGCCGGTGGTCAACAAGGGCCGGGGCGTGATGCCCGGGCTCAGCTTCCGCCCGACCGGCAACCATTCCAACGCGCTGGTGCCGCTGTGGGCCAAGGGTGCGGGCGCGGAGGCGTTTGCCAGCCGGGTGCGTGGCACCGATGCCGGCTATGCGCGGTACGTAGGCCTCAACGATGGCCGCTACGTGGACAACACCGATGTGGCCGCCGTGATCCGTTCCGCCCTGCAGGCGCGGCAGGCAGGCGGCGTGGCCGAGCGCTGA
- a CDS encoding efflux RND transporter periplasmic adaptor subunit: MPVSPPPSFEDDHGAARLGRRSRLAAVLALACLAVVLATLAWRSRSASPAVTPAPPVVARVLTLQAEDTAVWQDLPGRLEAVEAVEVRARVSGAVQSIAFREGAMVAAGDPLLRIDPAPYQAEVARVRAQLQAAQARAAYTQQEAARAERLWQVRAVSERDRDSALNQAREAQAQQATAQAALRAAELDLGYTQVHAPIAGRVGRRQVTVGNLVDAGPGAPVLTTLVSVDPIHAAFDADEASVARALADLGGDRNRIGEVPVQARIDGDDVPLLGQLQLVDNQVDATTGTVRLRARFSNPQGRLMPGQFVRLQLGRAQRVTALLVPDTAIGTDQDRRFVLLLDAGNRAQRQDVTLGGSVGARRIVLSGVQPGARIVVDNLQRVRAGSVVQPAPAGRQ; the protein is encoded by the coding sequence ATGCCCGTCTCCCCACCCCCGTCCTTCGAGGATGACCATGGCGCCGCCCGGCTGGGCCGCCGTTCCCGTCTTGCCGCCGTGCTGGCGCTGGCCTGCCTGGCCGTGGTGCTGGCCACGCTGGCCTGGCGCAGCCGCAGCGCATCACCGGCGGTGACACCGGCGCCGCCGGTGGTCGCCCGCGTGCTGACGCTGCAGGCCGAGGACACGGCGGTGTGGCAGGACCTGCCGGGGCGCCTGGAAGCGGTGGAGGCCGTGGAGGTCCGCGCGCGGGTGTCCGGCGCGGTGCAGTCGATCGCGTTCCGGGAAGGGGCGATGGTGGCCGCAGGGGATCCCCTGCTGCGCATCGACCCGGCGCCGTACCAGGCCGAGGTGGCGCGCGTGCGGGCACAGCTGCAGGCCGCGCAGGCACGCGCGGCCTACACGCAGCAGGAAGCGGCTCGGGCCGAACGGCTGTGGCAGGTGCGGGCGGTGTCCGAACGTGACCGCGACAGCGCGCTCAACCAGGCGCGCGAGGCGCAGGCGCAGCAGGCGACCGCACAGGCGGCGCTGCGTGCCGCCGAACTCGACCTGGGCTACACCCAGGTGCACGCGCCCATTGCCGGGCGGGTGGGGCGGCGCCAGGTCACCGTGGGCAACCTGGTCGATGCCGGGCCCGGCGCACCGGTGCTGACCACGCTGGTCTCGGTCGATCCCATCCATGCCGCCTTCGATGCCGACGAAGCCAGCGTGGCCCGCGCGCTGGCCGACCTGGGCGGCGACCGCAACCGCATCGGTGAAGTGCCGGTACAGGCGCGGATCGATGGCGACGATGTACCGCTGCTGGGCCAGCTGCAGCTGGTCGACAACCAGGTGGATGCCACGACCGGTACCGTGCGGCTGCGCGCGCGCTTCAGCAATCCGCAGGGCCGGTTGATGCCCGGCCAGTTCGTGCGCCTGCAGCTGGGGCGCGCGCAGCGCGTAACGGCGCTGCTGGTGCCGGACACCGCCATCGGCACCGACCAGGACCGCCGCTTCGTGCTGCTGCTCGATGCAGGCAACCGCGCCCAGCGCCAGGACGTCACCCTGGGCGGCAGCGTCGGCGCACGCCGTATCGTGCTGTCCGGTGTGCAGCCCGGCGCGCGCATCGTGGTCGACAACCTGCAGCGGGTACGCGCAGGCAGCGTGGTGCAGCCTGCCCCGGCAGGCCGCCAGTGA
- the mgrA gene encoding L-glyceraldehyde 3-phosphate reductase yields MTYLPNPERYNGQMPYRRVGARGLTLPAISLGLWQNFGGVDVYETGRALLRRAFDRGVTHFDLANNYGPPAGSAEENFGRWMAQDFAAHRDELVISTKAGWQMWPGPYGGPTGSRKHLIASCEQSLRRMGLDYVDIFYSHRVDPDTPLEETMGALAHLHRQGKALYVGISSYSPELTRQAAAILASEGVPLLIHQPNYSMLNRDIEHGLLQALTEVGAGCIAFSPLAQGMLTSKYLNGVPDGARVQREGSLPSRMLSEQNLARIRALDGIAQQRGQSLAQMAIAWALRDARVSSALIGARTLEQLDDSLDAVNNLAFSAEELALIDQHATDGDVDLWRVSSTIGRA; encoded by the coding sequence ATGACCTACCTTCCCAACCCTGAGCGCTACAACGGCCAGATGCCGTACCGCCGCGTCGGCGCCCGCGGCCTGACCCTGCCGGCCATCTCCCTGGGCCTGTGGCAGAACTTCGGCGGCGTGGACGTGTACGAAACCGGCCGCGCGCTGCTGCGCCGCGCCTTCGACCGCGGCGTGACCCATTTCGACCTGGCCAACAACTACGGCCCGCCGGCCGGCTCGGCCGAGGAGAACTTCGGCCGCTGGATGGCGCAGGATTTCGCCGCCCACCGCGATGAACTGGTCATTTCCACCAAGGCCGGCTGGCAGATGTGGCCGGGCCCGTATGGCGGCCCCACCGGCAGCCGCAAGCACCTGATCGCCAGCTGCGAACAGAGCCTGCGCCGCATGGGCCTGGACTACGTGGACATCTTCTATTCGCACCGCGTGGACCCGGACACGCCGCTGGAAGAAACCATGGGCGCACTGGCCCACCTGCACCGGCAGGGCAAGGCGCTGTACGTGGGCATCTCCTCGTATTCGCCGGAGCTGACCCGTCAAGCGGCGGCCATCCTCGCCTCCGAAGGCGTGCCGCTGCTGATCCACCAGCCGAACTATTCGATGCTCAACCGCGATATCGAACACGGCCTGCTGCAGGCACTGACCGAGGTGGGCGCCGGCTGCATCGCCTTCTCGCCGCTGGCGCAGGGCATGCTCACCTCCAAGTACCTCAACGGCGTGCCCGACGGTGCCCGCGTGCAGCGCGAAGGCTCGCTGCCCTCGCGCATGCTCAGCGAGCAGAACCTGGCCCGCATCCGCGCGCTGGACGGCATCGCCCAGCAGCGCGGGCAGAGCCTGGCACAGATGGCCATTGCCTGGGCGCTGCGTGATGCGCGCGTCAGCTCGGCGCTGATCGGCGCACGCACGCTGGAGCAGCTGGACGATTCGCTGGATGCGGTCAACAACCTGGCCTTCAGTGCCGAAGAGCTGGCACTGATCGACCAGCACGCCACCGATGGTGACGTCGATCTGTGGCGGGTGTCCTCGACGATCGGGCGCGCCTGA
- a CDS encoding LysR family transcriptional regulator, translating to MVVSSRPLLGDLSLFLTIARRGSFRDAGRELGLTTSALSHAMKKLETRLGVRLINRTQRAISLTVAGAELADALSRGLDAIEDGLNALEVHSAVPTGHLRLNVPHDAALLLLAPVLERFALTCPGVHLDLVVDDRPIDLVAEGFDAGIRFGALVPKYMIALPLTPPLRWVVAAAPAYLAAHGRPRTPADLHRHACIQMRIGDTSTYPWELGDGPAQVRVDVPGTIRTNDSATRVSAVMAGLGLGYFLELRIADALRTGQLEVVMPDWSSMDEPYCMYYASRRQPPPGLRQLIGLIRQQHLPDQDAAFP from the coding sequence ATGGTGGTTTCCTCCCGCCCCCTGCTGGGCGACCTGAGCCTGTTCCTGACCATCGCCCGGCGCGGCAGCTTCCGCGATGCCGGCCGTGAGCTGGGCCTGACCACCTCGGCGTTGAGCCATGCGATGAAGAAGCTGGAAACCCGGCTGGGGGTGCGCCTGATCAACCGCACCCAGCGCGCGATCTCGCTGACGGTGGCCGGTGCCGAGCTGGCCGACGCGCTGTCACGCGGGCTGGATGCGATCGAGGACGGCCTGAACGCCCTGGAGGTGCACAGCGCGGTGCCCACCGGCCACCTGCGCCTGAATGTGCCGCATGACGCGGCCCTGCTGCTGCTCGCCCCGGTGCTGGAACGGTTCGCCCTCACCTGCCCCGGCGTGCACCTGGACCTGGTAGTCGATGACCGCCCGATCGACCTGGTGGCCGAAGGCTTCGATGCCGGCATCCGCTTCGGCGCGCTGGTGCCCAAGTACATGATCGCGCTGCCGCTGACCCCGCCGCTGCGCTGGGTGGTGGCGGCCGCACCGGCCTACTTGGCCGCGCACGGCCGCCCGCGCACGCCAGCCGACCTGCACCGCCACGCCTGCATCCAGATGCGCATCGGCGATACCTCCACCTACCCGTGGGAACTGGGCGATGGCCCGGCGCAGGTCCGGGTGGATGTGCCCGGCACCATCCGCACCAACGATTCGGCCACGCGGGTCAGCGCGGTGATGGCCGGCCTGGGCCTGGGCTATTTCCTGGAACTGCGCATCGCCGATGCGCTGCGCACCGGGCAGCTGGAAGTGGTGATGCCCGACTGGAGCTCGATGGACGAGCCCTACTGCATGTACTACGCCAGCCGCCGCCAGCCGCCACCGGGCCTGCGCCAGCTGATCGGCCTGATCCGCCAGCAGCACCTGCCCGACCAGGACGCGGCCTTCCCCTGA